From a single Pelobacter seleniigenes DSM 18267 genomic region:
- the glnD gene encoding [protein-PII] uridylyltransferase: MSIHIEASVDSVFENFPTDIKNGVVSFANSRDELLKVATAFLQKHLARINEMNAEGASGRLVVQELTAVFDQLITVLFKAVCADLDPQGVDGCSLIALGGYGRAEMNPRSDLDLMFFYVPAGADTAKALSDRMLYLLWDMNLDIGYSVRNSSSCIEESRDSTVRTSLLDARFLAGNLEVYEHFKTTVTPHVLNHDTQNFINCKLEEREERQKKYGSSVYLLEPNLKEGEGGLRELQDALWIARVKYKAGSLRELLIKGVLTEEEIDQYLKAQDYLWKIRNFLHFNSQRKSDQLTFDLQEQIATFLGFSSKSNGSAVEQFMQAYYAQAISIEHLSSRIILNATLRPQGQKSVFSFLGRRNLEDGFYVIRGELRLKDDNLLLQEPALMMVAFELAQKHEINLCIELKQLIRENLHLINDRVRRSRRMNDSFMAILRHTKGVGEILRKMHHLQLLNAYIPEFKNIYCKVQFDLYHIYTVDIHSLFAMEEIEKLWLGEYAETQPLLTEVANNIEKRELLLLAIMFHDIGKGSGKDHSIRGAEMIPTIARRMRLNREDAQRLEFLVMHHLKMAHISQRRDLQDMKMIAQFAELMGMSENLRMLFLLTFADIKAVGPEVWSDWKGTLLRELYEKTYDIIEKKDFYQEQRSEKARNRKRKIRQALLGEFPEHRVNKALNSLNNRYLMSYRSKEIIPHLRLALGRDKQTLAMQIEHNVAASYTEMTLATIDSPGLFSYIAGVLAANSINILGAQIHTRKTGAVLDILQVNSPVGGIVDKPQKWKRVEEELSAVIEGRLTIEKLMAKCHQPEYLKKKRDRPKRPNKVEFDNEVSDKYTVIDIFATDKVGLLYQITRTLNELGLYIAVSKIATKVDQAADVFYVQDIFGQKIVDPKKIEEIKEVMLSRLD, from the coding sequence ATGAGCATACATATCGAAGCTTCAGTCGATTCGGTTTTTGAAAACTTCCCGACCGATATCAAAAATGGTGTTGTCTCCTTTGCAAACAGCCGGGATGAGTTGCTCAAGGTTGCAACTGCGTTCCTGCAAAAACACCTCGCCCGGATCAACGAGATGAACGCCGAAGGGGCTTCGGGGCGACTGGTCGTGCAGGAGTTGACGGCTGTCTTTGATCAGCTGATCACCGTACTTTTCAAGGCCGTTTGTGCCGATCTGGATCCGCAGGGAGTTGACGGGTGCAGCCTTATCGCTCTGGGCGGCTATGGCCGCGCCGAAATGAATCCGCGCTCGGATCTGGACCTGATGTTTTTTTATGTCCCGGCGGGGGCCGATACGGCGAAAGCCCTGTCCGATCGTATGCTCTATCTGCTTTGGGATATGAATCTCGACATCGGTTACAGCGTTCGTAACAGCAGCAGCTGTATCGAAGAGTCGCGAGACAGTACGGTGAGAACCTCCTTGCTTGACGCGCGCTTTCTTGCCGGCAACCTGGAGGTTTATGAACACTTCAAGACCACTGTGACACCCCATGTCCTCAATCACGATACCCAGAATTTCATCAACTGCAAACTGGAGGAGCGGGAAGAACGGCAAAAAAAATACGGCTCATCTGTCTATTTGCTCGAGCCGAACCTGAAAGAGGGGGAGGGGGGCTTAAGAGAACTGCAGGATGCGCTCTGGATCGCCAGGGTCAAGTACAAGGCCGGCAGCCTTCGGGAATTGCTCATCAAAGGGGTTTTGACAGAAGAGGAAATCGACCAATACCTCAAAGCCCAGGATTACCTCTGGAAAATCCGCAATTTTCTGCATTTTAACAGTCAGCGCAAAAGTGATCAGCTGACCTTTGACCTGCAGGAGCAGATCGCCACCTTTCTTGGTTTCAGCAGCAAAAGCAACGGATCGGCGGTTGAACAGTTCATGCAGGCATACTACGCCCAGGCCATCAGCATCGAGCACCTTTCTTCCAGAATCATTCTTAACGCGACCCTGCGTCCACAAGGGCAGAAAAGTGTCTTCAGTTTTCTGGGCCGGCGTAACCTTGAAGATGGTTTTTATGTGATCCGAGGGGAACTGCGTCTTAAGGATGACAACCTGCTTCTGCAGGAGCCTGCGTTGATGATGGTCGCTTTCGAATTGGCTCAGAAGCACGAAATCAACCTGTGCATTGAGCTGAAGCAGCTGATCCGTGAGAACCTCCATCTGATCAATGACCGGGTACGCCGTTCGCGGCGGATGAACGATTCGTTCATGGCGATCCTGCGTCATACCAAGGGGGTCGGTGAGATTCTGCGCAAGATGCACCATCTGCAGCTCCTTAACGCCTATATCCCTGAATTCAAGAATATTTACTGCAAAGTTCAGTTCGATCTCTACCATATTTATACGGTGGATATTCATTCCCTCTTTGCTATGGAGGAGATCGAAAAGTTATGGCTTGGCGAATATGCCGAAACCCAGCCGCTGCTGACCGAGGTCGCTAACAATATCGAAAAAAGAGAATTGTTGCTGCTGGCCATCATGTTCCATGATATCGGCAAAGGCAGCGGGAAAGACCACAGTATTCGCGGCGCCGAAATGATTCCGACCATTGCTCGGCGCATGCGTTTGAATCGGGAAGACGCCCAAAGACTGGAATTTCTGGTCATGCATCATCTGAAAATGGCGCATATCTCCCAACGTCGTGATCTTCAGGACATGAAAATGATCGCCCAGTTTGCCGAGCTGATGGGGATGAGCGAGAATCTGCGGATGCTGTTTCTGCTTACTTTTGCCGATATCAAAGCGGTCGGCCCCGAGGTTTGGTCCGACTGGAAAGGGACCTTGCTGCGGGAACTTTATGAAAAGACTTACGATATCATTGAAAAGAAGGATTTTTACCAGGAGCAACGTTCCGAAAAAGCCCGTAATCGAAAACGGAAAATCCGCCAGGCGCTGCTCGGCGAATTTCCCGAGCACCGGGTCAACAAGGCTCTCAACAGTCTCAATAACCGCTACCTGATGAGCTATCGTTCCAAAGAGATCATCCCCCATTTACGGTTGGCCCTGGGGCGGGACAAACAGACCCTGGCCATGCAAATCGAGCACAACGTAGCCGCAAGTTATACCGAGATGACCTTGGCCACCATCGACAGCCCCGGGCTGTTTTCCTATATCGCCGGCGTTCTGGCCGCTAACTCCATCAATATCCTCGGTGCCCAGATTCATACCCGGAAAACTGGAGCGGTTCTCGATATCCTGCAGGTGAATAGCCCGGTAGGTGGAATTGTCGATAAGCCGCAGAAGTGGAAGCGGGTCGAGGAAGAACTCAGCGCGGTCATTGAAGGGCGCCTGACAATTGAGAAGCTGATGGCAAAATGTCATCAGCCGGAATATCTGAAAAAGAAACGCGATAGACCCAAACGT